A single region of the Candidatus Zixiibacteriota bacterium genome encodes:
- a CDS encoding VCBS repeat-containing protein, translating into MNRILMLTSLLLYGLLPSSSTAFEPLFDTRIDYQVGSSPYSVTSADFDGDGKPDLAVANEFSNTVSILKNNGNGTFAAAVNYEVGSGPWSVTSADFDGDGKPDLAVANWGSNTVSILKNNGNGTFAAAVSYGVGDRPTSVTSADFDGDGKPDLATANSSLFGSVSILKNSGDGSFASAVNYGVGSEPQSVTSADFDGDGKPDLAVANYSSNSVSILKNNGNGTFAAAVNYGVGVYPYSI; encoded by the coding sequence ATGAATCGTATTCTAATGCTAACATCACTTCTTCTATACGGCTTGCTCCCGAGTTCTTCGACTGCCTTTGAACCCCTTTTTGACACCCGCATAGACTATCAAGTGGGAAGCTCTCCTTATTCAGTTACTTCCGCCGACTTTGACGGGGACGGGAAACCTGATCTGGCGGTCGCAAACGAGTTTTCCAACACTGTCTCGATCCTGAAAAACAACGGCAACGGGACCTTTGCGGCAGCGGTCAATTACGAGGTGGGGAGTGGTCCTTGGTCAGTTACTTCCGCCGATTTTGACGGTGACGGGAAACCTGATCTGGCGGTCGCGAACTGGGGTTCGAACACTGTCTCGATTTTGAAAAACAACGGCAACGGGACCTTTGCGGCAGCGGTCAGTTACGGGGTGGGGGATCGTCCTACTTCAGTTACTTCCGCCGACTTTGACGGTGACGGGAAACCTGATCTGGCAACCGCGAATTCCTCTTTGTTCGGAAGTGTCTCGATCCTGAAAAACAGCGGCGACGGGTCCTTTGCGTCAGCGGTGAATTACGGGGTGGGGAGCGAACCCCAGTCAGTTACTTCCGCCGACTTTGACGGGGACGGGAAACCTGATCTGGCCGTCGCGAATTATTCTTCCAACAGTGTCTCGATTTTGAAAAACAACGGCAACGGGACCTTTGCGGCAGCGGTGAATTACGGGGTGGGGGTTTATCCTTATTCAATT